The Castanea sativa cultivar Marrone di Chiusa Pesio chromosome 11, ASM4071231v1 genome contains a region encoding:
- the LOC142616396 gene encoding uncharacterized protein LOC142616396 — protein MELKDALWRCARATTIKEFETRMQELKDLNIKAWEYLADINPAQWSKSHFSSRTLCDCLANNLSEPFNSMILEARDKPILAMLEWIRVRLMTKLYKKMKHIEKYTRNVCPNIQDKLEKLKHESIPFCATPLDRFMYEVDNGHERHVVDLTRRTCSCRIWDLIRLPCKHGISAIVKNLKKVEDYVHPCYLREAYVKTYKEII, from the coding sequence ATGGAGTTGAAAGATGCACTATGGAGATGTGCCAGAGCCACAACAATCAAGGAGTTTGAGACAAGAATGCAGGAACTGAAGGATCTGAATATCAAGGCATGGGAGTATCTTGCTGACATCAACCCTGCACAATGGTCTAAGTCTCACTTTAGTAGTAGAACTTTGTGTGACTGTTTAGCTAATAACTTGAGTGAGCCTTTCAATTCCATGATCTTAGAAGCTAGGGATAAGCCAATTTTAGCAATGTTGGAGTGGATCAGAGTTAGGCTCATGAccaaactatataaaaagatgAAACATATAGAGAAATACACTAGAAATGTGTGTCCTAATATTCAAGACAAATTAGAGAAGTTAAAACATGAGTCTATACCTTTCTGTGCTACTCCATTAGACAGGTTTATGTATGAGGTTGATAATGGTCATGAGAGACATGTGGTTGACTTGACTAGAAGAACTTGCAGCTGCAGGATTTGGGATTTGATAAGACTTCCATGTAAACATGGGATCTCTGCTATTGTTAAAAACCTAAAGAAAGTGGAGGACTATGTGCATCCTTGTTACTTGAGAGAGGCATATGTTAAAACTTACAAAGAGATAATATAG